The genome window AGCAAAAGATAGTGGGTCGAGAGGTCAAGGGTGCGTTCTGTCCCCAGCATGGTCAACCGCGACCCACTGAGAATTTTAGCGATTTGGTCGGAGAGGGGAATCTCGCTGCTGCTATGCCCCACGGCCAGTTGCCAGTTGTGCTTTTCTGTTTGGTATTGGATGGCAGTGCTGAGGGCGACGGTGACTAGGGTGCTGAGGGTGGGCAGCACTTCCAGAAATTCTGGTTCGAGGGGATGGTGGCTGAACAGGGCCAGTACGCCAATGACGCGCTGACCGATCGCGAGGGGATAGCCAGCAAAGCCGCGAATTTGGTGGGCGATCGCCCATTCCCGATTGCCCACCCAGGGTTCTTCTGGCAGGTTGTTACTCAAAAAGGAGACGCGGTTTTGGGCGATTTTGCCCACTTTATACGCCCCCATGGGCACGCGGCCAAAAAAGCCATTGGTGTGGGTGTACATGCCCGATGAGGCGACCAACCGCAAGAGGGTTTGATTGGATTCTAATAACCAGATGCGGGCAAAGGCGCAATTAAATCGCTCAACTAATCCATCAGTCAGAGATTGCGCCAGTAATTCTGGCTCTAGGCATCCCGCAAATGACTGGGCAATTTCGGTGGCTTGCTGCAAGTCAAATAGCAGGTGCGCTGGGTTAAGCAGGCTATCTGACGAGGTGGGCATTCGAGGTGGACTATTGTTGGCGTGGGGCGGCAGAACCATAGTCTCTATTGAGGCGTAGTTCTGCATTTGGCTGTGTATCTACGGTTACAAAGCTAAGGTTCTATGTGCAGTTGGCGGGGAAGAATGCTGATGTATTCGCCTGGAGTATATTCGCTCGGGGGTGGGGTGGGAAGGGGTTGGCTCCAGAGCAAGGGTTCGGCAACTATCGGCAACTCAACCCAGGCAATCCAGCTATTGACTCATGAAAATGAGTATTTCGTGACAATATCAGAAAGAATGGCTCAGGGGCAATTGTAAAGCAGGATAGGAAACCAATGCTTTTGTCTTGCGCTGTCAATGGATCTGGAGAATCCCCCATGACAACTTGCAACAGATCGTAATCACTTCCAGAGCTAGATTTAGGAACAATTGTATTCACCCCTGCAATTACCAACATGCTCAGTCAGTCTGAGATAGTAGCATTGTTACAACACTATCAATCAGGCGATTAATAATGTAGCTGTAAATGATTCAGCAAATTACGATTTAGTCGTGAACCGTTCAGAGAATAATGAACCTGGATTATTCGATCGAATGTGTTTTTCTGTTACAGTAGATTCACTTTAGTAATGCATTGGATATTGCAAATCATTACATGCATTGGGTATTGCAAGCAATTACAACAGGTATCGCTGCCTTCATTGCCACTAATCTTGATGATCTGATTCTGTTAACGATTTTATTCAGCCAAGTGTATTCTGCTGGCGATCGAGATGCTGCACCAACAGAGGGGCAACCCAGTCATGGACGAAAAGCTGAGGGGTCGCTAGTTCAAGCTCAGAAAATTCGGGCTCAGCAAATTCGGGCTCAGCAAATTGTTACTGGTCAATATCTCGGATTTCTGATCCTTGTGTTGGCCAGCTTACCAGGTGTTTTAGGCGGTTGGATTGTGCCTCGGCCCTGGTTGGGATTGTTGGGGTTACTCCCGATCGCCATTGGCCTGCACCAACTGTTGCATCAAGAACCCGAAGCAACCGTTCAGCAAGTCAATGTCATAGCCCTCCCCGATCGGCCCCAGCGAAATTCTCGCAAAATCACCGCTTTACTGAGTTCGCCGATCGGCCAAGTTGCGGCCATTACCGTCGCCAATGGGGGCGACAATCTGGGGATTTACGTACCTTTGTTTGCCAGTCAACCTGTGGCGACGGTTGGCTTAATTTTGGTCGTCTTTTTTGGCCTGGTCGGCGTCTGGTGCGCGATCGCCTATTTCCTAACCCGCCATCCAGTCATCGTAAAAATTCTGGCGCGTTATGGGCACTTGCTTTTACCTCTCGTATTGATCGGTTTAGGCATCATGATCATCATGGAAAGCCAAACTTTGACATTGTTGCCCAACTGGTTATAGCGGGACTGGGCAAATTATCGACAAATTATCATCGACAAATTATCCTAGTCGGTTCTGCTTACTGGAAATCAACCTACCGAAAATAAAAAGAGCAAATAAAAAGAGCGGGTAACGAACTTACCCACTCTTCCTGATTTTTAGGTTTTGAATTTTTGTCTCGAGTGAAGTTTCCCGGAAACGAGATCTGGCTTCAATGTGCTGGCGAGAATATGCTAGCGAGCCGATCGTCTGGAATTAACCTTAAACCGCCGCCAATTCCTTTTCAGGACGCTTGCTGTTGCGGATACTGTCGATCGCGGCAGCATAATCCGGCGCGTTAAACACCGCAGACCCAGCCACGATCGCATTGGCCCCTGCTTCCAGCACTTGCCAGGTATTGTTCCCCTTCAAGCCACCATCCACTTCAATCCAAGGATCCAAGCCACGCTCATCACACATTTGACGCAGTTGCTTGATCTTGGGCACAACGCCGGGAATAAAGCTCTGGCCACCGAAACCCGGGTTAACGCTCATGATCAAGATCAAATCGCACAGATCTAGAACATACTCGATCGTCTCCAACGAAGTCCCAGGATTCAGCACAACCCCTGCTTGCTTACCCAGATCCTTAATCATGCCCAGGGTGCGATGCAAGTGAATCGTAGCGCTCTGTTCCGCATGGACGGAAATGATATCAGCCCCTGCCTTGGCAAAGTCTGCAACGTAACGCTCAGGCTCAACGATCATCAAATGCACATCCAAGGGCTTTTGGGTGTGGGGACGGACTGCATCCACAATCAGTGGACCGATCGTGATGTTGGGAACAAACCGACCATCCATCACATCAACATGGATCCAATCAGCTCCAGCGGCATCTACCGCACGGATTTCTTCTCCTAAACGACTGAAATCAGCAGACAAAATCGACGGGGAAATAACGATCGGCTTGTTTGAAGTCATGGTGGCAGTGGGTCGTTGACGACGAGTAGACAACAAATTTGTGATTAGTTTAACAAAATGTGAATCTTTCCTTTCAGAATTTTGGTGAGGAAATCGACAAATTTTGAATGAAGGTGAGATTGCGCGGTCGGAGGCCAATTCAGGGTGTAGGGTGTAAATAGTGGGGATTTGAAAATCGGAAGTAGGACATGATACGCCAATTCAGGCCAAAGTTACGGGAATCAAGCGCAAACGGTCTTGATTTACCCCAGTTTTGGCTGATTCACACGCTGCTCTCCCCCCAGAAACGATTCCTGGTCAGTTTAGTGCTGATCTCTTGGAGTCTGATGGGGTTTAACCAACCCGTTCCGATCGAAGATTCGTCGATTGGCGATAAAGGCATTGATGCCCTACGCCTCCAGAAATCTCCCCATAACTTAACCGGGCGCAAAATTGCGATCGGGCAAGTAGAAGTGGGTCGCCCTCCTAAGTTTGGGGTGGACAAAGCCAAGGATCGCAGTCGGCGGATTCAACCAGAATCGGCGTTTTTCCATGTTCCCATCGTCGATGCCTTTTTCCGCGATCGTAAGCCGGGACGGAATGTCAGTGTTGACCCCCATGCGACCCAGGTGGCCAGCCTCTTGGTCAGTGACAGTAAAGCCATCCGAGGCGTTGCGCCCAATGCTCGCCTGTATGTGGCGGGGGCCGGAGCCATGAACCGAGGGGCCCAGCAGGAAGACTGCCTCGCAGCCCAAACCGTCGCCATGCAAAATGGGGGGGATGTGCGGGCCATCAACATTAGTTTTGGGGAATCCCTACGACAGGATCCACGTTCAAAGGCCGTGCTAGATGGCAACGCCCTCCTCACCCAATGTTTAGATTGGTCTGCGAGGGTTCATGATGTTCTGTACGTGGTCGCAGGCAATCAAGGCAAAGGCGGCATTCCCATTCCAACTGATAACTACAATGGGATGACGATCGCCTTTACCCAACGGGTAGACGATCGCTATGCCAAGATCGATTTTTCTAATATTGGGGATAGCAGCCCATCGGTGTTAAAACGCAATGAGGGGATTGAGTCGAACCTGAATAACCGTCGATCGATCGCCTTGGCTGCACCGGGATATCGAGTCAATGTACGACGACTGGATGGTCAAGTCGTGACGACCAGCGGCACCAGCTTTGCGACGCCCCACGTTACTGGAACGGTGGCGCTGCTGCAAGAATACGGCGATCGCCAACTCCGAAAATCCTGCCAACGGGGCGAGGGCTGCCGTCTGCCTTGGACGATCGATGCCCGTCGTCACGAAGTCATGAAAGCGGTATTAATGAATTCCGCCGATAAATTACAGGACACCGATGGTCGGCGGTTAGGCATGACCCGCACAATTTTTCAGAAGAACAATCAAACTTGGCTGGAGAGCGATGCGGCTCAATCCCCCAAAATTCCCTTGAACTTTCAGATGGGGGCAGGTCAGTTGAATGCCTATCGTGCCTATCAACAATTCAGTGCAGGACAGTGGAATCCCCAGAAGTCCGTGCCCGCGATCGGATGGGACTATAACGAAGTCCTTCACTCACCGAACGATCGAAAACGGCATTCAGCATCTGTGAACGCCCGATCTGGCTCCACTTCTAACTCACCCACTGACCCCACTGCTGACAGAATCTCGGCCAGTCCAGTGTATCGGGACTATGTTTTAAATCAACCCATTGCCGCAGGCCAGTACGTGTCCATCACCTTGACTTGGAGTCGCCAAGTGGAGCTGATCGATCGCAACCAAAATGGCCAGTACGACATTGGTGAAGGCTTCAACGATCGCGGTCTTAATAATCTTGATCTGTACCTCATGCCGATCGAGGAAAACGATATCCGCAAAAGCGTAGCCGCTTCCATCAGTGAAGTAGACAGCACAGAACATGTCTTTCAAGCAGTTCCAGTGACTGGCCGCTACAAAATCCGGGTCTATTTCCGCCAAGCGGTCAATGCACTCAGCCAATCCTATGCCTTGGCTTGGTGGACGGCTACGGCCAAGTAGAGTCCCCCAGGAAGCTTCCGGGTTACCTGCCAGCCATCTCTTGAACCGGACTGCTTGCAATCGAATGAACGCCTTGGCAATGTCTTGTTAGCTATGCCTGAAACTGGCTGTGCCGGGAACTAGCTGTGCCGGGGAAAACTAGGTAGCTCAACGGCTGATAGTGAATCCCGCTTTTTCATCGATCGCGTCGGATAGAGGATGGGGGCAATTTCTGACATTTCATTGAAAACGTCCGGGGCAAGGGGGTCGTCGATCTCAGATCGATCGTGGTCAGAATCGCGATCGTGGTCAGCACCCGGCTGGGCTGGACGGCCTGCCTCACCTGCCGCTGGAGTACCTAGATGGGCCAGGGGAGAAGCCGCTTCTGCACCATCCCCATCACTAGTGGAAGGACTGGAGGCCATTGCAGTAGCCTCTCTTGTAGCAATTTTTCTTGCAGCGTCTACCGTCCCTGGCCACTGAACCACTCGCCCTGCGATCGAAGTCAGACTGGGTTGCTGTGGGGGCGTATCCTGGGAACTCACCGGAAGATTGTCGGCCAGGTCGCCGGACTGGCTGGCTAGATGACTGTCTAACCGATGGACGGTCGGGAGAGCTGTCAGCGAACTAGACAATGCATCAGGATCCGCTAAATCAGCAGCCAGGACAGAATCCCCTAAGGAGAGATCGGGGGCCTCACCCTGCACGGTCGTTTCCCCCAAGGGGCTGTGTAGTCTATCGCTGCCCCCTGGGCCTGTTGCATGATCTACTTCAGAAGATACCTGCCGCTGAATCGTATAACTGACCATAGGTTGCTCATCCCCAGATGAACCTATCTCGTCGGGCACGATCGGCGGTATTTGCTCATGGGACGCAGCGATCGAATCAGATACCACCATTGAGTCAGATGTCACTGAGTCAGATGCCACCGCAGCTTCAACCGGCTGACCATTCATAAAAGCATTCATCCAAGCCTGAAAGGCCGGATCTAGGGTCTCATTCTCTTCATAGGAGGCCGACCAGGGCTGAACCGGCTGCGAACGTGGAATGCTTAATTTGACCGGTTGCCCCTGAAGTAAATCAAGGTCTGCGGCCACCAGGGAAGGTTCTTCCACCCCATCGGGCACCGAGCTATGCATGTAGGTGGCTGTGGGCACATCCAGACATTTCTCCAACGCCGCTTTAAATTGCAGCGTGTAGCGCTGTTGACGGTGTAGGCGAGATCGGAGATCGCGACAGGTAATTTCCATCTGGTGGAAAGTTTGCATTTGTTCGGTGTAGCGTTGTTGTGCCAGCGCACATTCCCGCTCTAGCTGAGCAATTTGTTCGTGACTGCTCTGAAGCTGTACCGTAATCGTCTCCACCAAAATCTGCTGCTTTTGCGCCGTTTGATGGGAGCGCTCCAATTCTTGGAAGAGCTCTCGAATGCGACCCTGCGCTTTGTGCAATTCTTGGTTATGCTGCTGAATCAGTTCGGCTTGATCCGTTGTATTTTGAGGTTGAGCTAAGGCTAGGGTTTCCCAGCGCTCCATTTCTTCCCGCAGAGCGGATTGGGACGTGGCCAACGCCCTCTCTAGTTGGCTCACTTGCTCCCGCAGTTCTTGATTCTGCCGCTGTAGTTCCTGGAATGAGGCTTCCTTGCTGCTGCTAGCGTACCCCTCTGATCCAGTCGGCTCGCCCCCAGCCTCTCCCCCGATCGCCGCTGCCCCATCTCCCAAGTTCCAGGTCACTTCCGCCATCGTAATTTCAGGCAACGCATCAACACTCGTTGCATGGGGAAAGGTCACCGTGGTCCAACCATCGTCATTGCCGTCATGGCTGCCATTGCCGGGAATGGATTCATTGCCTGCTGCTGAGGTATCTGACCTGGCAGCTACCTCATCCGATAACTCTGTCGATCGCGCGGTTGATCGCAACTGAGTCGGCTGAATCTGAGTTAGTTCAGACTGGCTAGAAGGCTGACTAGAATTGGGGTTAGGAACTGCGGCTTCACTCATTGTTAACTCATCCTGAATGATAGGGGCTCCTCAAGGTGTCCGTCGAAGAGTTCTAGATGGAAAATCGATCCAGAGAATACAGGGCCATAACAAATTCCCTAGAAACTCCTGGCAGTGGCTATTCACCCATTCTGTCCCTTTATCGGATAAACCCGGCAACATTTCTGCTAAAGGGATGACAGTAAGTAGGATAACCCAATTCCACTAGAACGCTGTGCTTGATCTTGCGGATTACCGTGATCTCATTGATCACTTCGATCACCTAGGGATTTCACGGAGATGCAACGAAAAAGATTGCCCCAACAAATACCATTTCCTCAACATCGACAAAGGTTTCAGGGAATCTTTTAGGTCGCTGGAATGGAATACTGAAAACAGATATCCACAACAGGGGTGATAACGGGCAGAGGCTAGGGTACCCAGAACATTGGAAAAAGCAACAAACTCCTCTAAAAATTTTTAGATTGTTGCAAACTACCGCATCACTTGACACAAAATTTCACGATGAACGATCGCTTGTTGGATTAAATTCTCGCGATAGGATTGGGCAGCCCAGGTCTTCGCACCCAAGAGATCAAGCCATTCTTGTACTATTTTCTGTACTAAGACTTCAGGATCAGACGACAACTGACCGAGTTCCTGTCCTGGCAGATGCAGGGCTTGCATCACTTGGGACACCTTAGGGTCATAGCTCAGGGCATAGCAGCGGCAATCCTCTGCTGCCGCCATAATGACTGCATGAAGTCGCATCGCGATCGTGAGATCCACCTTCTGAAAAATCCCCTTCACCTGCTGCGGATCCTCCAGTAGCACAATGGGACTATCGGGAAACTGGGTTTGCAGCCGTTGGGCCAGTGCCCAATCAAGGCTCTGTTGGAAGGGCAAGAAGACAAAAGAAACCCGAGCCTTTTGCTGAAACTGTTGCAGGGCCTGAATCAGCAGCTCTAGCCACGGTTCAGTTAGCGTTGCATGTTGGCGCACATTCACCGCGACCCAGGGCCGTGGTAACCCTTGGGTCAGGCGATCGAAGGTGGGGGACTGGCGGGGGGTCATGGCCCAAACCGGATCCGGCGCAAGGGTATGGGGAATCTGCCAGCGAGAGAGCAGCCCTGCGGAACCCAAATCTCGTACACTGACTGCCTGACAGCGTTTCAGCACATGGCGGGTCATCCAGCGATTATAGGACTTGTGGAGGGGGCCAAGGCCCTGCGCCCAAGCGATCGTTTGCAGGCCCATCAGTTGCGCCAGTTTCATCAATCCGGCATAGTACAGGGGGCTGATGGCACTGCTGGTGTCCTGCATGAGACTGCCGCCCCCCCAGATGAAATAGCGAGCCCCCTCATAGGCTTTGAGGATTTCCCCCAGCTTCCAACGATCGTAGGCTTCGACCCCGTAGCGATCGTAGGTTTGGTGGGGATCTTTGGACAGCACAACGGGGGTGATATGCTCCGGCAGCATTTGCAACAGGGACACCAGCAGGGCTTCATCGCCTGCATTGCCCATGCCGTAGTAGCCACACAGAACCGCTCGTTCTGAGGCTGGAGAGGAGGGAAGGGGGTTCGATCGTTGGTTGGAATCAGTCACAGCTTCGCCAGAATGAAAAATCGCGATGGTGAAGGAATTAGCGTACCTTATACTTCAGTACCCGTCTTTCAAAGTAATCGCCCATGAATGCCTTGTCCATTCCTACTTGGATTATTCACGTCTCTAGCGTCATTGAATGGATTGCTGCCATTTGGCTGGTGTGGCGGTATGCCGAAGTGATGGGCTACCCTGCGTGGAAAACGCTGTCCTGGGGGATGTTGCCAGCATTGATTAGTGCAATGTGTGCTTGTACTTGGCACTTTTTTGATAACTTACCGGGGTTAGGTTGGTTGGTGACCCTGCAAGCCGCAACAACAGCGATCGGCAATTGCACAATGATGGCCGCAGCTTGGTGGATTTGGCGAAACGCTAAACTGAGTCCTTAGATTAGGATCTGGCCGAATCTCGCATCATTGACTTGCCCAACTGACTTGCCCAACTGACTTGCCCAACTCTCGACCAACTGGCTTGCTCAACTTAAAGTTTTTAAAGGCACTATTTTTTTAAAGCCACTGCCAACAATCACTGCCAACAATTATTGTCCACTACCGGCTCACTGCCCACTACTGACTCCACAAATTTTCTCCCATGTCTAAGGAATCATTATTTGCGCTATCTCTCTTTCCCTATTTGGGTTTTCTGTGGTTTTTGACCCGTTCTCGCCAAACGCCCAAACTTGCATTGGCCGGCTTTTACCTCCTACTAGTCTTTGTTGCGGTTACAATTCCTGCTGGCATTTATGCAAAGGTTGCCTATGGGAAGGAATTAGCTAATGTTGATTGGCTCCATGGCAGTGCAGAATCCTTTCTCACGCTGTCCAATATTTTTGTTGTCCTAGGATTTCAACAGGCATTGCGGAAAGCGAAAACAGCTAATCCAACGGATCATTCTTGATATTCATCTCTCAAAGTTTTTTGGAAATGATTTATCACTCGCCACAATTTGGCTACAGTCATCATTCTGGCTAAAGCAATTATTCTGACTAAAGCAATTATTCTGGCTAAAGCAATCAATCCTGTCCTCAATTCAGTCTGTGACTATTTCTGAGATGTCCCACTCCGCTACTTCTCCAAAAACTTGCTACGGCTTGGCGATTCATACCAGTAGCCCCACCTTTGGCTTGGCGATCGCGTCAGTCCACGATCGGCAATCAATGCGTTGCCAGAGTTGGGATTTGGGTCGTGAGGTGTCTAGCCTACTGCACCAATATTTGGCAGATTTCCTAGCACCACAAACCTGGTCGGATTTGGCGTTTATTGCCGTTGCCAAAGGGCCAGGGGGATTTACAGGAACTCGCCTAGGGGTGGTAGCAGCCCGGACATTGGCGCAACAATTGCAGATTCCATTGTTTGGCATTTCCAGCCTAGCGGCGATCGCTGGGGCCAAGGGGGATCCTAACCAGGCGATCGCGGTTCAAATGCCCGCCCAACGGGGAGAATTACATACGGGAATTTTTCAATGGCAATATGCGCAGGCCGAACCTCACCCAAACCCGGTACTGCCCCAACAGTCATTGACGCCCGTACAACCTGAACGGGTCTACCAACCTGAAGCCTGGGACAGAACTTTACAAGCCTTGCCGATGAATTACGACCTGATTGAAGCACCAACGGCTCAAGGAGAGTATGCCGCTGTAGTCCTAGAACTGGCCCAACAGCGATGGCACCAAGGAATTCGCCCTCACTGGTCAGAAACCTTGCCCACCTACGGTCAGCATCCGGTCGATCGCTAGGTGGTTGTGATGGGCCGATCGGCAATCCTGTTCGGTAATCCCGATCGGCAGACCCTCATAACGATCGAGGCAATTTTTCTGTGATGGAGAGGTTTTGAGCTTCAACATACAAAGCCCCTTCTACGGAGAGAATCGCCTCCATGAGAGATTTCGCAAGCATTCCGTCGGGTAGGTTGCCCATGAGAATCACAACCCGCCCCCGTTGAGAAATACGCAAATTTTTCACGAGATCAATGCCAAACAGTTCCTGCAATTGCAGGACAACCCGCTTAGCAAGACCATTGTGATCGTATTGGCCATCAACCCCAATGCGTTCTGGAGGAATGGCCGTTAAGGTGAGATTTGCCGGAAGATGCAGTGTAGAAAGCGATCGACGAGCGGACTTATCAGGCTCGATCGGAGCGTTAATTATTTCTGATGATTGAGAGTTTTGCACCCATGAATTTGGAGAATTCATTAGATTTTATGGAGCGATATTATTCAGTCAACAACTCATTCGAACTTCATTAAAACTTTTCCAATATCAGCATACAATCTCCCCCAGGACAGAAGCCTAAAGTGAGTGTTATTTATTTATTTTTGTATATTTTAAAAATTATTTTTGGAAAACTTGCTAATCACCGCGACTTATCCGCAAATACACGGTATTACCAACCCAGAAGTCACCATTATCTAAAGGACAGTTCCCTCAATATTTAATTGTTGTCAACATTTTTTGGATTCTTTATCTTAATCTTCACAAATTTCACCGATCGCAGTACTCGGGCCACGAACTGTGCGATCGTTTTTCGCCCTAGCACCGACACGATAGGATTTCACTAACAGTTTTCATGACCGTTTTTCACTGCCAATTTTCACTGCCAGTTTTCACGACCGTTTTTCACTGCCAGTTTTCACAGCAGGTTTTCACAGCGAGTACCCAGAGGCTCAGGACAATCTACAACGCCTTTCTCATGTATTCTCCCCAGAGCTGAGCAGCTTGGGCACTGCTCCCTCCCGTGGGCGCGTTATCGTCATTCCCGAGCCACACCCCAGTCACTACTTTGCTGCTGGGGACGTAACCGATAAACCAGAGGTCTACGTTGTCGTTTGTAGTACCCGTTTTGCCTGCTTCGCCCCGTCCGATCGCCGCGGCCCGCCCGGTACCACTGCGCACGACCCCTTGCAGCAAACTGGTCATCGTGTCCGCCACTTCTGGAGCCACCACTTGGGTCGGGGCTTCCTGTTGGGCTTCGTAGACCACTCGGCAGGTGGCTAAATTATTGCGATCGGTGCAGTCCCCACTGTCCAAAATGCGAGTAATAGTGCGGGGTCTAGCTTTCAGTCCTTGGTTCGCTAACACTCCAAACGCGGAGGTCATTTCTAACACAGTGGTTTCACTTTGCCCAAGCACCAACCCCGGTACCGGATCGAGCTTGGAGGTAATTCCCATTTTGCGCGCAGTTTGCACCACTTGATCTAGTCCAACTTCCTGGGCAACCCGCAGCGCGATCGCATTATCCGACTTCGCCACTGCCGCAAACAAATCTTCACTGCCCCCGCCACAGCCCGCAAAACTTTGTCCATCCCAATTCAAGGGTGCACAGGAAAAGGATTGGTAGGGTTGAATGCCATTCTCTAGACCAGCAGTATAGGCAAAGATTTTAAAGGTAGAACCAGGCTGCCGTTGGGCTTGAGTAGCACGGTTAAACTGGCTTTCTTGGTAATTAGCCCCCCCCACCAAGGCCAGCACTTCTCCCGTGGCTGCATTTAGGGTGACGATCGCCCCTTGGGAATAGCCCGCTGCGGCTCCGCGATTAGCCACTGCATTGGCTAAGGATTGTTCCGCAGCCTTTTGCATTTGAGGATCCAGCGCAGTTTGAATAACAAAGTTACCCTCCTGCGCCACGTTCTCCCCCAAGAGGTCACCGAGTTCCCTTAACACTTGACTGTAGTAATAGGGAGCCATGGTATTGGCAAGGGTTTCCTTGGCCTTGGGACTGAGTTCGATGCGCGATCGTCTGGCCTTCGTGGCTTCTTCCTGACTGACCATGCCCTGTTCGGCCATGCGGGTCAGCACTCGGTTGCGATATTCCACCGCCGACTGATAATCTTTGACGGGGTTAAACGCATTGGGTGCAGGAAGAATACCCGCCAAGGTTGCCGCTTCATTCAGATCCAGATCCTTGGCTGACTTGCCAAAGTAAAATTGTGCCGCATCTTCAAAGCCATAGTTGCCAAAGCCGAGATAAACCCGACTTAGGTAAATCCGCATGAGCTCATCTTTGCTATAGGCGGTTTCCAGCTTGAGGGCAACCATGGCTTCCTTAAATTTCCGCCCGGTGGAGTCTTCGCTGCCCACATAGTCCCGCAGCAGATTCCGTGCCAGTTGCTGCGTCAGGGTACTGGCCCCTTCCCGAATGCCCCCACTTTTCACGTTCGTCACGATCGCCCGCAGCGTGCCGATCGGATCAACTCCAATGTGCCAATAGAACCGCGAGTCCTCCGAAGCCATGACCGCCCTAGGGAGATAACGCGACACCTGGGACATCGATTTGACATCCTGGTGGCTGGTGTTGGGAGGAATGGGGGTTAACGGAGTCACACCATCGCGGGCATAGACGATCGTGGGCCCCGTCACCGAGTTAGGCAAGGGATAGACCGAAAACTGTGTCCAGCTAATGGCGATCGTCCCTGCAATCAGAGCCGATACCCCAGCTAGCCCATAGAGACCGTAGCGAATGGCTCGTAGGTACCAGGCCGGGGGATCATAGTACTGCACCCGGACAGCCCCTTCCAGATCCGTAGGCCCCAGGGTAAACAGATCGTTGTGGTACAGCGTGACAGAGCGTAACCGTTTTTTGCCGCGATAAATACCATTAGTCGAATTTTCATCCCGAATCACAAACCGTTGGCGACCGGGAATGATGCCTAAAATTTTGCGAGGTTGCCGATCGCGGTTAATCGAAGCGTGCACCTGACTGACGACGGGATTGCGCACCACAATGTCGCACTGCTGGGAACTGCGGCCCATGAGATAGCGCTCGCCTAACAAAGGATAGACCTGAGCCTGGGTTTCGCCGCCCCCTTGAATCCGCAATTCTGGCACTTTGGCATTGGCTTGCAGCCGAATTTTGGAAAAGCGCACCCGCGTGGGCACAGTCTGCAACAGTTGTGTCAGACGGGTCACAGGATTTTTTTTAGGCGGTTGGGGAGAACTCATGGGCAAATGCTAGAACTGCAATAACTCTGGCCGACGGGGGCACCAGACTTTCTTCTAT of Alkalinema sp. FACHB-956 contains these proteins:
- the tsaB gene encoding tRNA (adenosine(37)-N6)-threonylcarbamoyltransferase complex dimerization subunit type 1 TsaB gives rise to the protein MSHSATSPKTCYGLAIHTSSPTFGLAIASVHDRQSMRCQSWDLGREVSSLLHQYLADFLAPQTWSDLAFIAVAKGPGGFTGTRLGVVAARTLAQQLQIPLFGISSLAAIAGAKGDPNQAIAVQMPAQRGELHTGIFQWQYAQAEPHPNPVLPQQSLTPVQPERVYQPEAWDRTLQALPMNYDLIEAPTAQGEYAAVVLELAQQRWHQGIRPHWSETLPTYGQHPVDR
- a CDS encoding PBP1A family penicillin-binding protein — encoded protein: MSSPQPPKKNPVTRLTQLLQTVPTRVRFSKIRLQANAKVPELRIQGGGETQAQVYPLLGERYLMGRSSQQCDIVVRNPVVSQVHASINRDRQPRKILGIIPGRQRFVIRDENSTNGIYRGKKRLRSVTLYHNDLFTLGPTDLEGAVRVQYYDPPAWYLRAIRYGLYGLAGVSALIAGTIAISWTQFSVYPLPNSVTGPTIVYARDGVTPLTPIPPNTSHQDVKSMSQVSRYLPRAVMASEDSRFYWHIGVDPIGTLRAIVTNVKSGGIREGASTLTQQLARNLLRDYVGSEDSTGRKFKEAMVALKLETAYSKDELMRIYLSRVYLGFGNYGFEDAAQFYFGKSAKDLDLNEAATLAGILPAPNAFNPVKDYQSAVEYRNRVLTRMAEQGMVSQEEATKARRSRIELSPKAKETLANTMAPYYYSQVLRELGDLLGENVAQEGNFVIQTALDPQMQKAAEQSLANAVANRGAAAGYSQGAIVTLNAATGEVLALVGGANYQESQFNRATQAQRQPGSTFKIFAYTAGLENGIQPYQSFSCAPLNWDGQSFAGCGGGSEDLFAAVAKSDNAIALRVAQEVGLDQVVQTARKMGITSKLDPVPGLVLGQSETTVLEMTSAFGVLANQGLKARPRTITRILDSGDCTDRNNLATCRVVYEAQQEAPTQVVAPEVADTMTSLLQGVVRSGTGRAAAIGRGEAGKTGTTNDNVDLWFIGYVPSSKVVTGVWLGNDDNAPTGGSSAQAAQLWGEYMRKAL